The Alistipes megaguti sequence ACTGCTCGGGATCTCCGGTCTCGAGCCCCAATGGATGCATCGCCCCGATCTCACGATGGTGCTCCTCTCGATTCTGATTCTCCAGGTGGGAATCGGCCTCGGCGGCAGTGACAACCTCAAGGAGGTCGTTCGCTCGATCAGACCCCGGATGCTGCTCCTGCCCCTGTTCACGATTGCCGGATCGCTTCTCTTCGCCGCCTGTGCCGCGCTGATTCCGGGAAGCCGTTCGCTGACGGAGTGTCTGGCCGTCGGAAGCGGGTTTGGATATTACTCGCTCTCCTCGGTGCTGATCGCCAATGTCGGAGTGGCTTCGCTCGGCGCCGACGGTGCCGCGGAGTTGGCCACAATCGCCCTGCTGGCAAACGTCGCACGCGAAATGTGCGTGTTGTTCTGTCTCCCGCTCTTCGCCCGCTGGTGCGGACGCATTGCTCCGATCTCGGCAGCCGGGATCAACTCGATGGATGTCTGTCTGCCCGGGATTGTCCGCTACTCGGGCGGAAGCTCGCAACTCGTACCACTGGCCATTCTACACGGAATCGCACTGGAGATCAGCGTACCGTTGCTCATCACCCTTTTCTGCCGATAAGGAAAGACAGTTGACATAGAAGCAGGAAGTCGCTGGTAAAAGCACATTTACGGGTTTTATCTCCAGCTATACTTTGCGTCGGTTTCCACGAAAGACCCCTCGTCCGGCAACGGGATGAGGGGTTTTTGTCTTTGCGGGGTGGATCGTCTGCCGGGTGGAACCGCCCGGAACGGTGATGTCGGAACGGAATCGGCTCCGGGGCAGATGGGCTAAAGGCCCGTGATCTTCTTGATCTCGTTGAGCTTGTTGAGTGCCTCGATCGGCGTCAGCGAGTTGATGTCGATCCCCTTGATCTGGTCGCGGATCTGCACCAGAACCGGATCGTCCAGCTGGAACATCGAAAGCTGCACGTTTTGCGGCATGCCGCTCTCGGCCGCCTCCTTCACCGCATGGGCCGACCGCTTGCCGCGATCCTTCAGACTGCGGCTCGGAACAATCTCATTATTACCGTAGACCAGTTCGAGGTTGCGCAGGATCTCGTCGGCCCGCGCCACGACCGAAGCCGGCATGCCCGCCATGCGCGCCACGTGGATACCGAACGAGTGCTCCGTACTGCCGCGCTCGAGTTTGCGCAGGAAGACGATCTGGTTGCCCACCTCCGTCACCGCCACGTGGTAGTTCTTCACCCGCGGGCACATCTGCTCCATTTCGTTCAGCTCGTGGTAGTGGGTCGCGAAGAGCGTCTTGGCACGGGCCGTCGGATGGTTGTGCAGGTACTCGACCATCGCCCAGGCGATCGAAATGCCGTCATAGGTGCTCGTACCGCGGCCGATCTCGTCCAGCAGCACGATGCTGCGGTCCGAGATGTTGTTCAGGATGCTGGCCGACTCCAACATCTCGACCATGAAGGTCGACTCGCCCTGCGAAATGTTGTCCGAGGCCCCGACACGCGTGAAGATCTTGTCCACAACGCCGATATGGGCCGATTGGGCCGGCACGAACGAGCCCATCTGCGCCATCAGGATGATGAGTGCCGTCTGGCGCAGCAGGGCCGACTTACCCGACATGTTCGGGCCGGTGATCATCATGATCTGCTGCTTCTCATCGTCGAGCATCACGTCGTTGGGGATATACTCCTCTCCGACGGGCATCAGCGTCTCGATCACCGGGTGGCGGCCCTGACGGATGTCGATCCGCTTGCCGTCGTCGAGAACCGGACGGACATAGTGCCGCTCGACGGCCAGCCGGGCAAACGACTGCAGGCAGTCGATCCGCGCCACGATGGCCGCATCGCGCAGCATCGGGCTCAACGAGTGGCAGATGAAGGCCATCAGCTCGGCATAGATCTGCTGTTCGAGTTGCAGCATCTTCTCCTCCGCACCCAGAATCTTCTCCTCGTACTCCTTCAGCTCCTCGGTAATGTAGCGTTCGGCGTTGGTCAGCGTCTGCTTGCGGATCCACGTCGAGGGCACCTTGTCCTTGTGGGCGTTGCGCACCTCGATGTAGTAGCCGAAGACGTTGTTGTAGCTGATTTTCAGCGAGGGAATCCCCGTCTGCTCACTCTCCCGCTGCTGGATATGGGCCAGATAGTCCTTGCCGTGAAGGGCAATCCGACGCAGATCGTCCAACTCGGGATTCACCCCGTCGGCAATCACCCCGCCCTTCTGGATCTGGTTGTTCTGCGGATCGGGATAGATCTCGTGCGCAATCCGGTCGCGGACCTCCGTCAGCAGGTCGATCTGCGAGGCCAGCGACTGTAGCCGCTCGTCGTCCGTCGATTCGAGGGCCGCCTTCAGCGTCTCGATCGCCGTGAGCGAGTTCTTCAGCTGGACCAATTCGCGCGGCGTCACCCGCTGGGCCGAAATACGTCCCGCAATACGTTCGAGGTCGCCCACCAGCGAAACCTGTTCGCGAATGGCATCGGCCAGCTCCGCATCCTTCGTGAAGCGCTCGACCACATCCAGCCGGCGGTTGATCTGCTCGGGATCCTTGATCGGCATGGCGATCCACCGCTTCAGCAGGCGGCCGCCCATCGGCGTCAGCGTGCGGTCGATCACGTCGGCAAAGCTGCACTTCTCGCGCGCACCGTTCGACGAGAAGAGCTCCAGGTTGCGGATCGTGAACTTATCGACCCAGACGTAGTCGTCCTGGTCGATGCGCGAGATGGAGGTAATGTGGCTCGTCTCACGGTGTTCGGTGAAGTCCAGGTAGTAGAGAATGGCCCCGGCGGCCGAAATGCCCGCCGTGAAGTGGTCAATACCGAAGCCCTTGAGCGACGGCGTGCCGAACTGCTTGCAGAGTTTCTCGCGGTTGACCTCCTCGGAGAAAACCCATTCGTCGAGGCGGTAGGTGTAGAGCCGCGACCCGAAGCTCGACGTGAAGCGATCCTCAAAACCTCGCTGGTAGACAACCTCTTTCGGCTGAAGATTCGAGATCAGTTTGTCGACGTAACTGTCCGTACCCTCGGCCACGTAGAACTCGCCCGTCGAAATGTCGAGGAAGGCCACGCCCGTCTTCTGGCGGCCGAAATAGACCGAAGCGATGAAGTTGTTCTCCTTGTTGGCCAGAATGTTGTCGCCCATCACGACGCCCGGCGTCACCAGTTCAATCACGCCGCGTTTGACCAGTCCCTTGACCAGTTTCGGGTCCTCGAGCTGTTCGCAGATCGCCACTCGCTCGCCCGCACGGACCAGTTTCGGCAGATAGCTGTCGATCGCATGGTAGGGAAAGCCGGCCAGTTCGACATACGAGGCGGCTCCGTTGGCCCTGCGCGTCAGGGTGATACCCAGAATGCCGCTCGCCTTGATTGCATCTTCCCCGAAGGTCTCGTAGAAATCCCCCACCCGGAAGAGCAGCACGGCATCGGGATGCACCGCCTTGATCGAGTAATACTGCTTCATCAAGGGGGTTTCGACATATTTTTTCGTGTCGGTTTTCTTTTCGTTATTCTTTTCGGTAGCCAAGGTAAAAATCGCTAAAAAGACGAGACAAAGATAGCTTTTTTTCGGCGGTCGTGCAATGTGGCCGGTCGAATTTTTCGGTATCGGACGGGCTGGCGGGGCGGAGTGCACGGACGGACGGTCCGGGCGCAGACGGGCAGCCAAGGCACAAGCGGCGGTCAGGGTGCAAGAGGACGGTCCGGGTATGGTCCGAAGGGTTTGCCGGAAGCGGGCGCCGGTCAGAGAAGTCCCGATTCGGCGAAGGGTTTCCGATAAAAGTCGGCCTTCCACTCGATCGGGCGCGGGAAGGCTCGGGAGGTCGACGGCATGCGCCAGATGTGCAGATCCCGATCGGCATGCCGCGCCGGGCTCCACGCCCCGACAGCCGGCAGCTCACACCCCGTGATGCGGCACAGCGTATCGGCCGCCTTGCCGCCCGTGACCACAATCGTCCGGCACGACGGAATTCGCTGCAAAAGCGCCTCCAGGTCAACCTCGCGAACCACTTGAAGTGATGCGTCAGATGCGTTGTTATTCAGACGGATTACTTCCTCAGACGTATCGTACATGGCGATCCCCCGTTCGCGGCAGAAGGACTCGATCTTCGGTTGGTCGAAGCGCCGCTCACCCGGAATCTCGAAGGCGTGTCGGTCGCCCAGGGCCAGATAACCGACGATACGCCACATGTCATTCTGGAAGTTCGGGTAGTAGAACTCCATCGACCACCGCTTGCGCTGCGGCGGAAAACTCCCCAACATCAACAGCCGGGCCTGCTCCGGAAGAAAGGGCTTCAAGGGGTGTTGTTCGCTATTCATAAAACGTGGAATCGAAGTTGACCAGATAGAGTTTCTCGGTGGCACGCGTCAGGGCCGTATAGAGCCATCGCAGCAGGTCGCGCGTCATCGGCTCGTCGCCGAACAGGCACCGATCCACGAATACCGCCCGCCACTGACCACCCTGCGCCTTGTGGCACGTCACGGCGTAGGAAAACTTGACCTGAAGCGCGTTATAGTGCTGATTCTCACGTATTTCGCGGAAGCGTTTCAACTTGCTGCGGATATCCGTGTAGTCCTTCTCCACCTCGTAAAACAGTCGCGTCGACTCCTCGCGTGTCAGCGACGGCGACTCCGACGTGAGCGTATCGAGCAGAATCTTGCATTCGAGTTCCGTATCGTCGTAGTCCGGAAACGACAGCAGCGCCTCCGCAAAGCGGAATCCGTAGAAATCCTCGAACCGCCGCAGCCGTTTCAGTCGCGCAATGTCCCCGTTGGCAATGAAGTTCATCGGGCAATTCTCCGTGTGCTCCGGAAAGTAGTAGTTGTTCTTGACCACCATCAGCATGTCGTTGCTCTCGATCTCCTCCTCGGCGTAGAGCACGTTGCGGCGGATACCTTCATTATAACGGTTCGCCCGCTTGTTCGAACGCGTGATGACGATCGTCTCGTCCCGCCCGTAGCGCTCGTAGCAATCCTGCAGCTTCTCGAGAAACTCCCCGCCCTCGACCGCCTCGATATCCGGATAGTTCATCTCGAAATGCGGCGTCGTGCAGATGCCGTTCTCCAGCATGCAGCGGACAAGCGTCGCGTTGAAGAGGATCCCCGATTCGGACTCCTGGCGCACCACTTCGTCCATCGTCCCGTAGACCACCTCGCCGTAGGCTGACATCGTCGTGGGGTCCAGTGCCGGGCTGAAGTCACTCCCCACGGGCGGCAACTGCGCACTGTCACCCACCAGAATCAGTCGGCAGCCGCGTCCCGAACGGACGTAATCCACCAGGTCCGACAGCAGCGACCCGCTGCCGAAAAGCGCCCCAGACGAGGCCGTATCCGACAGCATCGAGGCCTCGTCAACAATAAAGACGGCCCCCTTTTCCAGGTTGGGACTCAAGGAAAATTTCGATTCGTAATCGGCATTCGTCCGTTGGCGGTAGATGCGCTTATGGATGGTAAGTGCCTTCTCCTGAGAGTATTGCGCCAGCACTTTCGCCGCCCGACCCGTCGGAGCCAGCAACACCGTCTTGATTCCCAGCTCCTTGAGCGCCCCGACCAACGCCGCAACCAGCGTCGTCTTGCCCGTTCCGGCGTAACCGTTCAGGACGAAAATCTTCGACGTATCACTCTCTGACAGGTATTCCGACAACTTTTCTATAATTTTTTTTTGCCCGGGAGTTGTTTCGAAACAAATTTTACCGTAAATTTGGGTCGCAATACGTGTGCTGAACATGTGTTGGTATTTTACTGTGCAAAATTAACAACAAATATTTTATAAAATGAAAAAACTCTTTCAAATCATTCTTGCCGTAGCCATCATCGCTCTGATCTACGTCATCTATGTTCAGATCTCCACCCCGATCAAGTTCGAGGCGGACACCAAGGCCAAAAAAGCGCAGGTTATCGACCGCCTTCAGGACATCCGTACCGCCCAGCGCGCTTTCAAAACCAAGTATCAGCGCTTTACCGCCAGCTTCGATACCCTGGAGTCTTTCGTGCTGAACGACACCCTCGAACTCGAGCGCAAAATCGTCGACGAGGATGACTCCGTCGCCATGGCCATGCTGAAGAAATCCGGCCGCAAGAATGTCGAAAAGTTCAAGATCGCCGTTATCGACACCATCTTCGCCCCCAAGAAACTCTCGCGCGAAGATGTACTCAACTTCCGCTATATCCCCGGTACCGACAACAAGGCGCAGTTCATCATGGAGGCCGGTATCATCACCACCGAGTCCAAGGTCGTAATCCCCGTCGTGGAGTGCCGCGCACCCTACAAGATGTTCCTCGATACGGTCGCCTATCGCCAGGAGGTCATCAATCTGATCGACGACGAGGAGAACAACTACAACCGTTATGCCGGACTCAAGTTCGGTTCCATGGATGCCGGTAACAATGAGGCAGGTAACTGGGAGTAAAACCCCTTCTTCAAAATTCGGAGTGTCCATTCAGCAGTCGTTGGATGGACACTCTTTTTCACTCCCCGAACTCGAACGGATACCGTCTTCCGATGAGCCGGTGGAGGTGGAGCTCCTCCTCCCGAAAACCTTGCTCGTACCGCAGGCCCTGTTCCAAAATGAACGGGCGGCAGAGTTCCTCGCCGCAAACGGAATGCCGCTTGCCGAGTCGGAGTGCACCGCAGTCTGTCCGGCCAGGAACGGGACGGTCGCCGTGGCGGCCCTGGAGAAGAAGATTCTGCAGAGGATCGCCGAAAAACTCCCGCAGGCCCGCTTCACCTCTCCGCTCGAGTATCAGCCCGACGAGACCCGCAGATGTGTATGGATCTGCCGGCGGGGAACACTCCTCTACGTCAAAGTCTATCGCGACGGAGTGCTGCAGCTAGCCGAGGTAATTCCCGGCTCGACAGAGGCCGAAATCGGCTATTTCATCCAGCGGCTCGGTGCGGAGTTCCCGCTGGCGGAATATGAACTGCGGATTGCCGGCGATGAACCGAAAAAAGTCCGGAAATGGATCGGTAAAGTTTTCGAAAAGGTATTATGCGAATAATAAGCGGTAAATACAGGGGGCGAACCATCAATCCCCCGCGGAATCTCCGGGCTCGGCCGACAACCGACTTCGCCAAGGAGAATCTCTTCAACGTGCTGAATAATCTGATTGATTTCGAAGAGTGTGACGTATTGGATCTCTTCGCCGGAACCGGCTCGATCAGTTACGAATTTGCCTCGCGGGGCGCAAAAAGCGTCACCTCCGTGGAGATCAACCCCGTTCACTACAACTTCATCCGGGAAACCGCTCGGCAGTTGGGAATCACGAATCTCCATCCCGTCAAGGCCAATGTCTTCCTCTATCTGAAGAGTTGTCCCAAAAAGTTCGACGTCATCTTTTCGGATGCACCCTACGATCTTGAGGGCAGCGAGGAGGTCATTCGCGAAGTATTTGCCCGCGATCTGCTGCAACCCGACGGTTTGCTGATCTTCGAGCACTCGAAAAAGATGGATTTTTCGCAATACGAGGGATTCTGGCAGTTAAGAAGTTACGGAAGCGTGCAATTTTCCTTCTTCAAAAAGGAGTAGAAAAATTTGCCGGTTCGAAAAAAAGTGCTACCTTTGCACTCGCAATACCGAAAGGGGTGCGTTAGTTCAGCTGGTTAGAATACGTGCCTGTCACGCACGGGGTCAGGGGTTCGAGTCCCCTACGCACCGCAAACAAGGGTGTAAATCAAGTAGTTACGAGATTTACACCTTTTTTTACACCCAAAAATCAAGCCGCCCTATTTCCCTTTTCGAATCGAATTTCAAGGTTCAATCACCCCAAATGGACGCTACTTTATCGAAAAGAATAAAATAGTGAACAATCGGGGTGGGAAAAACCGCCCCGACTATCGAATGATTTTTATCGGCTATGCCGGTCAAACATCATTTCCACGTCATTGTACCATTATCTACTTAGATTGTTAGAAAGCGATACGAAAAAAATAACAGATCGTTTCATAACACAAAGTTTTAAAATGGTTAATAGTTAATTTATGGTGCTTACCTGCATTTACCAATATCCATGCACCGTCGAAATCCATAAACAAGAAGGGACGTGTCACCGAAATGCAACCGCTGCCGACGTCCAGCCCAGGACCGTGCATCGGGGAGGGGCAACCCGATGCGTGAACCGGCTGCAACAGACGAAAAGCGCTCCGTCCCCTGCGGGACGGGGCGCTTTTTCGGAAAGCCGTATGGCTGGTTGACCCGGCAGGGATTACCGACTCTTACCCGTCGGCGGCTGCGAATCCTCCGGCAGGCGGATGATCTGGTTCGGGGAGGTCTGCATGCGGACAATTCGTCCGTCGAGGGGGGGGGAAAAAAAAAAAAAAAACAGAGTTGCAGCTCCCCTCCCTTTTCAGACCGGATCTCCACCGACACGACGCGTCCGTCGCGTTTTTCGGCACTCACCAGAAAGGTCCCCTGCGCCCGGAGGTTGCGGAACGAGACATCCTGCCACGAGTCCGGTACGGCCGGGAAGACCCGGATGATCCCCATATGGCTCTGCAAGAGCATCTCCTGCACGCTGGCGGCAAAGGCGAAGTTCCCCTCCAGCGTAAAGGGCTGGTAATCGTAATCCGATTTCCCGCGGCCCGACTGATCGCCGTTGGCATGGAACGTATTGGGCAGGCAGAAGCTTTCGGCAAAATCCCGCAAGGCCCGAGCTGCCCCCTCGCCGTCGCGGATGCGTGCCTTCATGTTGGCAAACCAAGCATAGGAGTAACCCGTCCACCAGCGCGGTCCGCACGCTTCGAGTTTGGCAACGGTCGCCTCGATGATCGCGCGCTCCCGGCCGCCGTTCTCCCAGTTGAGCAGCCCCAGCGGGTGGATGGCCATGGCATGCGAGAAGTGACGGTGCGAACTCTCGTAGGAGAATCCCTCGGCAATGCAGAGCGCACCAGCGACGAGGTGATGCTCCACACCCCCGTCGAACGCAGGTTCCACAGGTCAACCCGATCGAGCGACATGCGCACCATGCTGTCCTGCTCCCAGACCAGACTGCCGAGCGTTGCATTGCCGAGCGGAATGGCCTCGTCCCAAGAGTGTGCCAGATCGTCAAAGACCAGATCGCTCGCTTCGGGAGAGAGCTGCCAGTCCGGATTGCCGGTATGCGCACAGGCTCCCGAAAGCAGAGCCGTCAGGGCGGAAACATCCCATACGAAATGTCTTGCACTCATTGGTTATTCGTATTGAAATGTTTGAACAGCAATGGTTTGTCGCACTTCTTGCCGTTGACATACGGATAGATCTCCACACCCGTCTCATGGCCCGTCATCGGCAGATTCGGCCGACTCAGAAGGAAGGTGACCGTATCGCAGGCACCCGGTGCCAGGTCCACCGGCCGGCACGTCAGCACCGTATCCAGTCCCGTGGGAATCTCGAACGTTACGCGGGCCCGATGGCGGAGTGTCGATGCCACACGAAGCCGGACGCGGCCCCGTTCTCCTTCGCGGAAGGGATTGAAAACCAGCACCTCGTGGCTCATGCGGAGCCCCTGTCCAAAGATATAGGGAGCATCCTCCTCGATCGAATGCGGCTTGGGCTTGACACGCCCCTTCACCATGACACTCAGATAGCGGTACGGCGGCGCAACCGGTCTGCCGTTCCCGTAGAAGACCTGAATCTCCTCCATGAAGCGCCCGGAAACTCCGGCGGGATTATAGACCGCCTGAACCTCGACCTCACCGCCCGCTTCGACTGGTGTCCGCGCGGCCTGAGCATTCAGGCAGACACACCGCGTGGCCGTCGTATAGGGAACAATCCGTTCGGAGGTCGTATTCTTGATCTTCAGTACAAACGAAACAGGCCCTTTGGCCTCCTTGATGGTCCCCAGATCCGCCTCGACCTCCGGACTGCACGTGTAGGCCTTCGGTTTCTTCTCTCCACCACAGGCCGTCAGCAGAAAAACGGGCAGGACGACGGCCCAAAACACGATTTTTCGAATCCTCATCATTTATCCAGATCACTGTCGGTCAATCCACTCACCGTATCGTCATAGAGGCCGAAGCCATTAAGTACCGGGCAGGCCAGCAAACCCGTGATGCTGAGCTTCACGGTGACGGCGCTGACACGGTTCGTCAGCAGAATGCGCTTGTGGCCGATGGTCGTACCGCTTTTGAGTTTCGTGATGGCAATGGCATACGCCTCACCCGGTGCAAGGCCCGTCACCTCGCCGCTTACACGCGGCTGGTCCTCCTCCTTCGCACAGAAGCCCGCAAGCCAGGCCAGGGCCACCCATGCTGTAACTGTTATGAATCGTTTTATGCTCATGATTTCAAGAATAAAAAAGGGGCGCGGCACATAGATCGGCACCACTCCCCTCGTTCATCTCAGACGGGTTCGATTAGTCCCAAACAATATTCTCCGTATTGTCGAAGATGACGTTATCCGTCGCACTGTCATTATCGTTGTGCGTCGACCTGGTAAAGTCGATATCCTCGTAACGCTCGGTCTTATCGTAGACGGTGGTTCCCGAAATCGTCTCTTCCGGAAGCGACTCTTCCACCGGATCATCATCGCCCTTGCACGAAACAAGAGACATCGTTGCCAAGACAGCGATCGAGAAAATCTTGAACTGTCTCATTTTATCTGTTCAAATAGTTCGCAAGTAGATTCCATGGAAAATGACGGAACGAACTCTTACTGCGAGCAGCGGTTGTTCTCATCCTTAAGCCAGGCGCCCTCAGCTGCCGAACTCTTGTCATACACCTCGTTCGTACCGTCACCATCTCTGTCGGCCATGCATTTCGACCAGTCAAGGTCATAGCCCGATCCGGTCGTGGCACTGTTGTGGAACACGTGGCCTTCGCCTTCGTCCATCTTCCAGTAGCACTTCAGACCCTCGGATGCGGTATTGACGGCGCACAGTCCCGAACGGATCTCCGTGGCGGAGAGGGCCCGATCCCATACGCGAATCTCGCAGATGCGGGTATCGAACCACTGAGACGAGTCATATCCGCCCCACGACATACCCAACTCGAGCTGCGCAAAATTGATCAGCGAACTGGTCTCCGATGAACTCGTATCTTCAACACCGTTGACATACAGACGGGCGGTGGAGCCGTCGAACGTTACCGAAAGCAGGTACCACTTGTTGTTCTCGAAGACCGTATTGGAGATCAGCTCTCCCGTTACGGGCATCTTCACCTGAAGACGGTTGCAGGTACGGTTGTTCTCACCCTCGACATTTGTCTTTTCGTTGAAGCGGAACAGGGCACTGAGAGAACCGTCTGCCTGCGCAAACGTCATCAAACGCTCAGGATTGTCCCCGCTGCTTGAATTCATATTGTGAGGATAGAACTTCACCTCATACGTATAGGTGGTCAGACCGATCGGCTCGTCGAACACACTCAAGCCGGAAAGCTGACCCGAATTGCCCATGTAGAACGACCAGAAGTCGAACGTGCGGGTAAGACGGACGATAATGGTTCGCGATGCGTCGACAACCTCGCTGTCTGCTCCCGATACGGAAGTGATGGAGACAGCCACGGCAAATGTCGCACCCGGATCCAGATTGCTTACATCCTTGATAATGATATCCGTGGAGTTGGAGATGGCCGAGCCCTTCTGGATCGTCACCGTATTGCTGCTCAGTGCGACATACTCCGACGGTACGGGCTCATATACGGTCCCGTGCGTTTTGTTGTAGGCCTCAAGCGCCTCGTCCGAGATGGCAAGGCCGATCGTCAGATCCGATTTGACCTTCGACGCTGCCGAAACCGAAATCGCACACGTGGAATTGGGTTGGTCGACCGTCATGGTCGTTACCGCATTGTTGTCCGTTCCCGTCATGTACAGATAGCTCGTATCTCCATTCATCGGTTGGTAGGTGTCACATCCCGTGACCGACATGGCCAATACGGCCAGTACGGCCAGTACCGAAGGCAGATATGATTTATGTATTCTCATGATTGCTTATGGTTTTAAGTTGCCTGTTAAGAATTGCTCTCCTTCCTCGACCACCGGCTCGTTCGCGATCTGGATGCATCGGCGCAGGTTGTAATACGGGCCCTTGACGAAATAGTAGTCTCCGTCGAGGTAGAAGCCGCCGAAACCGCGGTAACGCGTCTGCGACAGACGGGCGTAAGCCTCCAGCGAGTACATCACGCTTCCATCGGGCGCAGGATCACTCCACTTGTTACCGCCGTTCGACTTGTTCGAACCCTGGTTCCACTGCTCGCAGAGGACAATCATGTCCTCGGTGAAGCCCGACGGAGCGCTCAGACGGCTGTTGCTCGTAATGCCCGTCTGCGCGGAATAGGCCTGGCGAACCAGGAAATTGATGTTGTTCCTGATATCTCCGCTGGGAGCGCCGCTAAAATAGTCCACGATGAGCAGCATGTCCGGATTCTCGCTGTTGGGGCCGATGTATTTGTTGGCCTCCTGGATAGTCCAGGTACAGCGCTGCTGGCTCCACCCTTCGAAGTCGAAGTCCACACCGTCGATGTTGCGGTCGATGGCCTTCGGGGCCCACCACTTTCCGTAGGCACGGAAGCACGTCTCACTCTGGTCGGAGTTCATGTCGTAATCCACGTACTGTCCTTCGTTCGGATAATCAATCGTAAAGACGTGACCATAGTTCGACATGTCGGCATGGGCCACAAACTTGATACCCTTCTTCTCCCGGCAATACTGCATGTCCGCATAGGCCTGCGGAGCGTAGTCGTAACCATCGGGGGAGTAAGCATCCGTCTCGGTGCCCATCGGCACGCCCATCCACAGGTCGACAACATCCATACTGTCGGGAAGCGAGATCAGACGGTCGCCGATCGACGTGTAGTCCTTGTTCAGACTGGACGAGCCCTCCAGCGGTGCATATGCTGCGTGATACATATACGAAATCGGATGATCAGTCTTCTTCCAGGCCCGCAGATTCTCGTAATAGGATTCGGGCAGGACCTCATTCCCCGGTGAGGCGATCTTCTGAACCTCGATCGGCTCCTCGTCGGTACACGAGGCTAAGGTTGCTATACAGCAGGCGATTGCAAAAAATATTGGCTTTTTCATAATTAGTTTCTAATTTTTTTGTCCCACCAGAGTTTTGTACCGCCATTGTCGGCTCCGTCAAGAGCGGTAAGAGCCGTAGCAATACCGGCTGCATTGTTCGTGTACTCGGCTACGGGATATTGCGCACGGCGGATCTGAAGGTCGGTATCAACGGTTCCGTTGCTACGGTTGTTGACCACCGTAAGCAGTCCGGGATAACCCGTACGACGGTATTCGGCCCACGCCTCGCATCCGTTCGGGAAGAGCGCCAGCCATTTCTGCGTCATGATACGCTCCAGCTTGACCTCGGTCGAGGCATCGTTCTCCCATGCGATCGTGATCGCAGAGGGGGCTGCCGTTCCGTTATTGGCTACGTTGTCCACGAAGGCCGCAGGGGTCGACGTGTCGTCTCTCAGATATTCGGTGGCGCTTCCGGCCCCCCACTCATCGAACGAGGCCGTAACACCCTTCTCATAGCAGGTCTGAACATTCTCCGAAGACCAGCCGCGCAGCGCAATCTCGGCGCGCAGGAACCATACCTCGGCGGCATTCATCCACGTCAGGTGGTAGTTCTCTCCGGCAGGCGCCGATACCAGGCCCGACGGATTCCGGTAGTCGGTCCACGAGGTCGTAATAATGCCGTTGCGGACTCCGTGCAGTTCGCCGTCCTCCGCGGCTTTCGCATACTTGAACTTGCGCGGGTCATTGTAGCCGTTCAGGTAGCAGTCCATCGAGGCGCCCATCTGGCAGTCGCCGTTGTTCATGCTGACGTTGATCTGATAGACCGGATGG is a genomic window containing:
- a CDS encoding lysine exporter LysO family protein, whose amino-acid sequence is MKANLLIFGCFAAGILLGISGLEPQWMHRPDLTMVLLSILILQVGIGLGGSDNLKEVVRSIRPRMLLLPLFTIAGSLLFAACAALIPGSRSLTECLAVGSGFGYYSLSSVLIANVGVASLGADGAAELATIALLANVAREMCVLFCLPLFARWCGRIAPISAAGINSMDVCLPGIVRYSGGSSQLVPLAILHGIALEISVPLLITLFCR
- a CDS encoding ATP-dependent RecD-like DNA helicase, whose translation is MFSTRIATQIYGKICFETTPGQKKIIEKLSEYLSESDTSKIFVLNGYAGTGKTTLVAALVGALKELGIKTVLLAPTGRAAKVLAQYSQEKALTIHKRIYRQRTNADYESKFSLSPNLEKGAVFIVDEASMLSDTASSGALFGSGSLLSDLVDYVRSGRGCRLILVGDSAQLPPVGSDFSPALDPTTMSAYGEVVYGTMDEVVRQESESGILFNATLVRCMLENGICTTPHFEMNYPDIEAVEGGEFLEKLQDCYERYGRDETIVITRSNKRANRYNEGIRRNVLYAEEEIESNDMLMVVKNNYYFPEHTENCPMNFIANGDIARLKRLRRFEDFYGFRFAEALLSFPDYDDTELECKILLDTLTSESPSLTREESTRLFYEVEKDYTDIRSKLKRFREIRENQHYNALQVKFSYAVTCHKAQGGQWRAVFVDRCLFGDEPMTRDLLRWLYTALTRATEKLYLVNFDSTFYE
- a CDS encoding DUF3822 family protein encodes the protein MPDSSSVPWMPVTMRQVTGSKTPSSKFGVSIQQSLDGHSFSLPELERIPSSDEPVEVELLLPKTLLVPQALFQNERAAEFLAANGMPLAESECTAVCPARNGTVAVAALEKKILQRIAEKLPQARFTSPLEYQPDETRRCVWICRRGTLLYVKVYRDGVLQLAEVIPGSTEAEIGYFIQRLGAEFPLAEYELRIAGDEPKKVRKWIGKVFEKVLCE
- the mutS gene encoding DNA mismatch repair protein MutS gives rise to the protein MKQYYSIKAVHPDAVLLFRVGDFYETFGEDAIKASGILGITLTRRANGAASYVELAGFPYHAIDSYLPKLVRAGERVAICEQLEDPKLVKGLVKRGVIELVTPGVVMGDNILANKENNFIASVYFGRQKTGVAFLDISTGEFYVAEGTDSYVDKLISNLQPKEVVYQRGFEDRFTSSFGSRLYTYRLDEWVFSEEVNREKLCKQFGTPSLKGFGIDHFTAGISAAGAILYYLDFTEHRETSHITSISRIDQDDYVWVDKFTIRNLELFSSNGAREKCSFADVIDRTLTPMGGRLLKRWIAMPIKDPEQINRRLDVVERFTKDAELADAIREQVSLVGDLERIAGRISAQRVTPRELVQLKNSLTAIETLKAALESTDDERLQSLASQIDLLTEVRDRIAHEIYPDPQNNQIQKGGVIADGVNPELDDLRRIALHGKDYLAHIQQRESEQTGIPSLKISYNNVFGYYIEVRNAHKDKVPSTWIRKQTLTNAERYITEELKEYEEKILGAEEKMLQLEQQIYAELMAFICHSLSPMLRDAAIVARIDCLQSFARLAVERHYVRPVLDDGKRIDIRQGRHPVIETLMPVGEEYIPNDVMLDDEKQQIMMITGPNMSGKSALLRQTALIILMAQMGSFVPAQSAHIGVVDKIFTRVGASDNISQGESTFMVEMLESASILNNISDRSIVLLDEIGRGTSTYDGISIAWAMVEYLHNHPTARAKTLFATHYHELNEMEQMCPRVKNYHVAVTEVGNQIVFLRKLERGSTEHSFGIHVARMAGMPASVVARADEILRNLELVYGNNEIVPSRSLKDRGKRSAHAVKEAAESGMPQNVQLSMFQLDDPVLVQIRDQIKGIDINSLTPIEALNKLNEIKKITGL
- a CDS encoding uracil-DNA glycosylase family protein; its protein translation is MNSEQHPLKPFLPEQARLLMLGSFPPQRKRWSMEFYYPNFQNDMWRIVGYLALGDRHAFEIPGERRFDQPKIESFCRERGIAMYDTSEEVIRLNNNASDASLQVVREVDLEALLQRIPSCRTIVVTGGKAADTLCRITGCELPAVGAWSPARHADRDLHIWRMPSTSRAFPRPIEWKADFYRKPFAESGLL